The Pseudomonas kermanshahensis genome includes a window with the following:
- a CDS encoding helix-turn-helix domain-containing protein has product MPTELSTHGWPQPERQARWAEAISDTYFPLSLEFAAEQPFNGHLQRWSTPSTPLSLSRLRSSQLGYSRSKAHIGQDTDAFYLVTVPSRSEVHFEQDGHPLSCRPGGFIVERGDAPYRFHYRAENDLWVLKLPERALKANLLGHKRYTRHCFDASQGLGRIFVEQLDLCARHFDASPAAARHLLLEQASATLLLALQQDERVLGSEGSNLSTLHLTRVEHYVLQNLGDPDLSPQAVATACGLSLRYLHKLFSITPYTLGEWVRQQRLEAVHRQLCDPHCHLSIGQLAFRWGFADQAQFTRAFRQRYGCTAREVRAARAH; this is encoded by the coding sequence ATGCCCACAGAACTGTCGACCCATGGCTGGCCGCAACCCGAACGCCAGGCGCGCTGGGCCGAAGCCATCAGCGACACCTACTTCCCCTTGAGCTTGGAATTTGCCGCCGAGCAACCCTTCAATGGCCACCTGCAGCGCTGGAGCACCCCCAGCACGCCGCTGAGCCTGTCACGCCTGCGCTCCAGCCAGCTTGGCTATTCCCGCAGCAAGGCGCACATCGGCCAGGACACTGACGCGTTCTACCTGGTCACCGTGCCCAGCCGCAGCGAGGTGCACTTCGAGCAGGATGGCCATCCATTGAGCTGCCGCCCAGGCGGTTTCATCGTCGAGCGCGGCGACGCGCCTTACCGTTTCCATTACCGGGCCGAAAACGACCTGTGGGTGCTGAAGCTGCCTGAACGCGCGCTCAAGGCCAACTTGCTCGGGCACAAGCGCTACACCCGCCACTGCTTCGACGCCAGCCAAGGCCTTGGGCGCATCTTTGTCGAGCAACTGGACCTCTGCGCGCGCCACTTCGACGCCAGCCCCGCAGCCGCCCGCCACCTGCTGCTGGAGCAGGCCAGTGCGACCCTGCTGCTGGCCTTGCAGCAGGACGAACGGGTGCTGGGCAGTGAAGGCTCCAACCTCAGCACGCTGCACCTGACCCGTGTCGAGCACTACGTGCTGCAAAACCTCGGCGACCCCGACCTGTCACCGCAAGCCGTCGCCACGGCCTGCGGCCTGTCATTGCGCTACCTGCACAAGCTGTTCTCGATCACGCCCTATACCCTGGGCGAATGGGTGCGCCAACAGCGCCTGGAGGCAGTGCATCGCCAGCTGTGCGACCCGCACTGCCATCTGTCTATCGGCCAACTGGCGTTTCGCTGGGGTTTTGCCGACCAGGCGCAGTTCACCCGGGCCTTTCGCCAGCGCTATGGGTGTACCGCCCGCGAGGTGCGCGCGGCGCGCGCGCACTGA
- a CDS encoding DUF2950 domain-containing protein has translation MNRPLLGALLLTAGLAWSSLAAAQDAFPTPEKAVEAFVAALGQEKADEARLAQLLGDDWRTYIPRGGVQRSDVDTFLEQYRVQHSIDMTAQGKAILAVGSDHWTLPIPLSKSSQGWRFDLKAGSAEIRARRIGRNELGAVQSMLAYHDAQMDYASQDRNGNGALQYAQKIFSEPGKHDGLYWDDEGDGQVSPLGPLFGQDVVGDDWYGYHFRILGAQGPSAPGGAYSYLIGNQMSRGFALIAWPAKYDDTGVMSFMISHDGQVFEKDLGPHGDRLAKEMKRFDPDDSWKEVDTTAIE, from the coding sequence ATGAACCGTCCATTACTCGGGGCATTGCTGCTCACTGCAGGCCTGGCCTGGTCATCCCTGGCCGCAGCGCAAGACGCTTTTCCGACACCGGAGAAGGCCGTGGAGGCCTTCGTCGCGGCGCTGGGCCAAGAGAAGGCGGATGAAGCCCGCCTGGCCCAACTGCTGGGCGATGACTGGCGTACCTACATCCCGCGTGGGGGTGTGCAACGCAGCGATGTGGACACGTTCCTGGAGCAGTATCGCGTGCAGCACAGCATCGACATGACGGCCCAAGGCAAGGCCATACTGGCGGTGGGCAGTGATCACTGGACGTTGCCTATACCCCTGAGCAAAAGCAGCCAGGGCTGGCGCTTCGACCTCAAGGCCGGCAGTGCCGAAATCCGCGCCCGGCGCATTGGCCGCAACGAACTGGGCGCCGTGCAGTCGATGCTGGCGTACCACGACGCGCAGATGGACTACGCCTCACAAGACCGCAACGGTAATGGTGCGCTGCAATACGCGCAGAAGATTTTCAGCGAGCCTGGCAAGCATGACGGCCTGTACTGGGACGATGAAGGTGATGGGCAGGTCAGCCCGCTGGGGCCGCTGTTCGGCCAGGATGTGGTGGGTGACGACTGGTATGGCTACCACTTCCGCATCCTCGGTGCGCAAGGCCCGTCGGCTCCCGGTGGCGCTTACAGCTACCTGATTGGCAACCAGATGAGCCGCGGCTTTGCCCTGATCGCCTGGCCAGCGAAGTATGACGACACAGGGGTGATGAGCTTCATGATCAGCCATGACGGCCAGGTCTTCGAGAAAGACCTCGGGCCACACGGGGACAGGCTGGCCAAGGAGATGAAACGCTTCGACCCGGATGACAGCTGGAAAGAGGTCGATACCACGGCGATCGAGTGA